A genome region from Cetobacterium somerae ATCC BAA-474 includes the following:
- a CDS encoding glycosyltransferase family 9 protein, with the protein MDKKYLKKSYIQEGINLYLVRFILSFFKNRFKPTGKVLVKSCDGIGDILVRTKLMEEIEKKYGKDNIYVLMKSGYTKLGDMLGYKTIEYSRKDRKNLFPRLKKMYELNSMGFSTYINIEFANDITVGNLFIPERIGRCDLNWQVERNNKYYTKSYILENDYVMNQVALMGKEILNIDKTGKELTPDIGGLFKVEEKDIVVAVGSTGREKVCSPILMAEYLKEVQNQYPDRRIVLVGNGDLQDSYAKRLIELLGERNIENLVNKTSLKEVFEVVAKSCLFIGFDSGLYNACFALRKKGVILFKDSSGAFIHNVPTLKIITPKKIRKDVLDKEYPALNINSIEVEDFKKVLKEVRDEKEFSC; encoded by the coding sequence ATGGATAAAAAGTACTTAAAAAAATCCTATATACAGGAGGGAATAAACCTTTATTTAGTTAGATTTATACTTAGTTTCTTTAAAAATAGATTTAAACCTACAGGAAAGGTTTTAGTAAAAAGTTGTGATGGTATAGGGGATATCTTAGTAAGAACAAAACTAATGGAAGAGATAGAGAAAAAATATGGAAAAGATAATATCTATGTTTTAATGAAAAGTGGATACACAAAGCTTGGGGATATGCTAGGATATAAAACTATAGAGTATTCTAGAAAAGATAGAAAAAATTTATTTCCAAGACTTAAAAAAATGTATGAACTAAACTCTATGGGATTCTCTACATATATAAATATTGAATTTGCCAATGATATAACAGTTGGAAATCTTTTTATTCCTGAAAGAATAGGAAGATGTGATCTAAATTGGCAAGTTGAAAGAAATAATAAGTATTATACAAAGAGCTATATTTTAGAGAATGATTATGTAATGAATCAAGTTGCACTTATGGGAAAAGAGATATTAAATATAGATAAAACTGGAAAAGAGTTAACACCTGATATTGGTGGATTATTTAAAGTAGAGGAAAAAGATATTGTTGTAGCTGTTGGATCAACAGGAAGAGAAAAGGTATGCTCACCAATTTTAATGGCAGAGTATTTAAAAGAGGTACAAAACCAGTATCCTGATAGAAGAATTGTTTTAGTTGGAAATGGAGATCTGCAAGATAGTTATGCTAAAAGGTTAATAGAGCTTTTAGGAGAGAGAAATATCGAAAATCTTGTAAATAAAACATCTCTGAAAGAGGTTTTTGAAGTAGTTGCTAAAAGTTGTCTATTTATAGGGTTTGATTCAGGACTTTATAACGCTTGCTTTGCTCTTAGAAAAAAGGGAGTTATTTTGTTTAAAGATAGCAGTGGAGCTTTTATTCATAATGTTCCTACGTTAAAAATAATAACGCCTAAAAAAATAAGGAAGGATGTTTTAGATAAAGAGTATCCAGCACTGAATATAAATAGTATAGAGGTTGAGGACTTTAAAAAGGTTCTAAAAGAGGTGAGAGATGAAAAAGAATTTAGTTGTTAG
- a CDS encoding glycosyltransferase gives MKKNLVVRSGSLRMGGLERVLIEMLQNLDGNRYNISLIIEDNSGKENVFLDQVPKGIDIYFLKPEALIEKTHYHRERKKNLYHKFMYNLLMSKEHSFVVNKTKDVLKEIEKKYGEVDVFLDYDWGARRYVEKLKAKRKIVWIHNSVPKLLKKESKIIRFGKNLAKYDTVVAICDDMKAELEDIYPYLKGKVERVYNPFNFKRILDLSEDMSQLNEQQKELIKDDYIIAVSRLDTVQKDYATLIKGYKLAAENGVKEKLYIVGDGPDRKEIENLIKESRLEGSIVLIGKTTNPYVWMKNSKLFVHSSNYEGLPTVLIEAMICGKVVISSNCPTGPYEILKGGQCGVLFPVGDYKALSAGLQNLLNNSLELEKYEKTIEKRVLEFRSDVVIKEYENIIDN, from the coding sequence ATGAAAAAGAATTTAGTTGTTAGAAGTGGAAGCCTTCGTATGGGAGGTTTAGAAAGAGTACTAATAGAGATGCTACAAAATTTAGATGGTAATAGATATAACATCTCTTTAATAATAGAGGATAATTCAGGTAAAGAGAATGTGTTTCTAGATCAGGTTCCAAAGGGTATAGATATATATTTTCTAAAACCAGAGGCATTAATTGAAAAAACTCACTACCATAGAGAGAGAAAGAAAAATCTATACCACAAATTTATGTATAATTTATTGATGAGTAAGGAACATAGTTTTGTGGTAAATAAAACTAAAGATGTATTAAAAGAGATAGAGAAAAAATATGGTGAAGTAGATGTGTTTTTAGACTATGATTGGGGTGCTAGAAGGTACGTTGAAAAACTAAAAGCTAAAAGAAAGATTGTTTGGATACATAACTCTGTTCCAAAGTTATTAAAAAAAGAATCTAAAATTATTAGATTTGGTAAGAATTTAGCTAAATATGATACAGTGGTAGCTATATGTGATGATATGAAGGCAGAGTTAGAGGATATTTATCCATATTTAAAAGGAAAGGTTGAAAGAGTTTATAACCCTTTTAATTTTAAGAGAATTTTAGATCTCTCTGAAGATATGAGTCAGTTAAATGAGCAGCAGAAAGAGTTAATAAAAGATGACTATATCATTGCTGTTTCAAGACTTGATACTGTACAAAAAGATTATGCTACTTTAATAAAGGGATATAAATTAGCAGCAGAAAATGGAGTGAAAGAGAAGCTATATATAGTTGGAGATGGTCCAGATAGAAAAGAGATTGAAAATCTTATAAAAGAGAGTAGATTAGAAGGTAGTATAGTTCTTATAGGAAAAACAACAAATCCTTATGTATGGATGAAAAATAGTAAACTCTTTGTACACAGTTCAAACTATGAGGGACTACCTACAGTTTTAATAGAAGCTATGATTTGTGGAAAAGTTGTTATATCTTCGAATTGTCCAACAGGACCCTATGAGATATTAAAAGGTGGTCAATGTGGAGTGCTATTTCCTGTGGGAGATTATAAAGCTCTTTCAGCTGGACTACAAAATCTTTTAAACAATTCATTAGAGCTAGAAAAGTATGAGAAAACTATTGAAAAAAGAGTTCTTGAATTTAGAAGCGATGTAGTTATAAAAGAGTACGAAAATATTATAGATAATTAG
- a CDS encoding glycosyltransferase — MKKKIAIYNGQLYMGGIERVLINYLEKLSKEPELEITLIIKENIPEKNVFASEVPKNIKIEYIKDEDLCRKTEELSKNKKNFLVRLQYQWNLYYSRITIQKWIDSYFKKNKFDVVIDFDGSMWRYIKNLKVPVVGWVHYSLANKKGRKYEAYRKRFELYKKVVLICDDMKKEFEEMFPQFKDKGVRIYNPMDFDVIKSKAEDRSEITPEDEKLLKDRFFIGVSRLVGGKNRVGLVEIYGELKKKGVKEKLYILGDGDDRPNIERKIKELNLEEDVLLLGQKKNPFPYMKAAKMFLHTSMGEGLPTVFIESMLCDTIVVAYDCPTGPREILVDGKAGGLVPLNDKVAFEKTVLNILNDKNLEQSIKDEMYRKMNEFTYEYIRKDLFKLF, encoded by the coding sequence ATGAAGAAAAAAATAGCTATATACAATGGACAGCTATATATGGGTGGAATAGAGAGGGTTTTAATAAATTACTTGGAGAAACTGAGTAAGGAGCCTGAACTAGAAATAACTTTAATCATAAAGGAAAATATTCCAGAAAAAAATGTTTTTGCCAGTGAAGTACCTAAAAATATAAAAATTGAATATATAAAAGATGAAGATCTTTGTAGAAAAACTGAGGAGCTTTCAAAAAATAAGAAAAACTTTTTAGTTAGATTACAGTATCAATGGAATCTTTATTATAGTAGAATAACTATTCAAAAGTGGATAGATAGCTATTTTAAAAAGAATAAGTTTGATGTGGTAATAGATTTTGATGGAAGTATGTGGAGATATATAAAAAACTTAAAAGTTCCTGTAGTTGGATGGGTACACTACTCTTTGGCTAATAAGAAAGGTCGAAAATACGAGGCTTATAGAAAGAGATTTGAGCTTTATAAAAAAGTGGTACTTATTTGCGACGATATGAAAAAAGAGTTTGAAGAGATGTTTCCACAATTTAAAGATAAAGGTGTTAGAATATATAATCCTATGGATTTTGATGTAATAAAATCTAAAGCAGAGGATAGATCAGAGATAACACCTGAGGATGAAAAACTATTAAAAGATAGATTCTTTATAGGTGTTTCAAGACTTGTAGGTGGTAAAAATAGAGTTGGATTAGTAGAAATCTATGGAGAGCTTAAGAAAAAAGGTGTTAAAGAGAAACTTTATATATTGGGAGATGGAGACGATAGACCTAATATAGAGAGAAAGATAAAAGAGCTTAACTTAGAAGAGGATGTACTACTTCTAGGTCAAAAGAAAAATCCATTTCCATATATGAAAGCTGCAAAGATGTTCTTACACACATCTATGGGAGAGGGATTACCAACTGTATTCATAGAATCTATGTTATGTGACACAATTGTTGTTGCATATGATTGTCCAACAGGACCAAGAGAGATATTAGTAGATGGAAAGGCTGGGGGGCTTGTACCATTAAATGATAAAGTTGCCTTTGAAAAAACTGTTTTAAATATTTTAAATGACAAAAATTTAGAACAATCTATAAAAGATGAGATGTATAGAAAAATGAATGAATTTACGTATGAGTATATAAGAAAAGATCTTTTTAAATTGTTTTAA
- a CDS encoding glycosyltransferase family 9 protein — MIRKLNRVVQDFLRPIRLSIGRKLWDRKNEKHTELLKDKKVDMSRVKSILFLRYDGKIGDMVINTLMFREIQKRYPEIKIGVVSRGAATDIIKFNPHVNKIYNYKKGKESELANELAKENYDVLVDFSEMLRVNQMKFINLCKAKVNVGLDKSDWKLFDISYKKDYSKHITDMYKNILSLFGIENPDLSYEIHTGIVVKDEIRRRLRELGNPESFVVLNPYAASKHRSFNKEKILEISCKILKESKSMLIFIGEPSKKSEIEEIIEVLGDRDRVKYPTLSGILEVVELIKHADYVITPDTSIVHIGVAEKLPMTAVYRLDTGDNNSVVWGPNSPLVKQVFSSDVPAVGEEADINKFDVKEIGV, encoded by the coding sequence ATGATCCGTAAGCTAAATAGGGTAGTTCAGGATTTTCTACGACCAATAAGGTTAAGTATAGGTAGAAAACTTTGGGATAGAAAAAATGAAAAACATACAGAGTTATTAAAAGATAAAAAGGTAGATATGAGTAGAGTAAAGTCTATTCTTTTTTTACGTTATGATGGAAAGATAGGGGATATGGTCATAAATACCCTGATGTTTAGGGAGATACAAAAGAGATATCCAGAGATTAAAATAGGGGTAGTAAGTAGAGGTGCAGCTACAGATATTATTAAATTTAACCCCCATGTAAATAAAATTTATAACTATAAAAAAGGTAAAGAAAGCGAACTAGCTAATGAACTTGCTAAAGAAAATTATGATGTATTAGTTGATTTTTCAGAGATGCTTCGTGTTAATCAGATGAAGTTTATAAATCTATGTAAAGCTAAAGTCAATGTAGGGCTAGATAAAAGTGATTGGAAACTTTTTGATATAAGTTATAAAAAAGATTATAGCAAGCATATAACAGATATGTATAAAAATATTCTAAGTCTTTTTGGAATAGAAAATCCAGATTTGAGTTACGAGATACATACAGGAATAGTTGTAAAGGATGAGATAAGAAGACGTCTACGTGAACTTGGAAACCCTGAGAGCTTTGTAGTTTTAAATCCATATGCAGCTAGTAAACATAGAAGCTTTAATAAAGAGAAGATTTTAGAGATTAGTTGTAAAATCTTAAAAGAGAGTAAAAGTATGCTCATATTTATTGGTGAACCTAGTAAAAAAAGTGAGATAGAGGAGATAATAGAGGTTTTAGGAGATAGGGATAGGGTAAAATATCCAACTCTTTCTGGAATCTTAGAGGTAGTAGAACTAATAAAACATGCTGATTATGTAATAACTCCAGATACCTCAATTGTTCATATAGGTGTAGCAGAAAAACTTCCAATGACAGCAGTTTATAGACTTGATACAGGAGATAATAACTCAGTTGTTTGGGGACCAAACTCACCACTGGTAAAGCAAGTTTTTTCTAGTGATGTACCAGCAGTTGGAGAGGAAGCAGATATAAACAAGTTTGATGTGAAGGAGATAGGAGTATGA
- a CDS encoding glycosyltransferase family 4 protein has protein sequence MKKVKVGLLVEEFYDKDLGGFGGYGILAREYIAKYIPNSEVEIEVIIGSNSKKEIKTITRDGIKIHYLPKNWSSKMDIDFIYLNLVQKFFKEQKFDVYLSIEMSRIAYEVMRREKNKKLILWVQDPRPDYDWEEIKSVPMSNEYDSYINYYSKWEGRIQSLLKKLNEEKRLVLISQGEYLKKKAIDLYKLPKDTKIEYFPNPVVINDNFNIADKKDNVLFLGRLTPVKRPWIYFELAKKFPENMFYVCGQGTEIDKIIEQYKDVKNLKFMGHVSGEEKDRLLRECKVLVNTSIHEAIPVSFLEAISYGQKLLSCQNPDDITKNNGYFTGTILGEGLDKLSEFQKGLEICLKNYNEKEILESIEKIKNNHNLNKFINNMRELLRKEGA, from the coding sequence ATGAAGAAAGTAAAAGTAGGACTTTTAGTAGAGGAGTTTTATGATAAAGATCTAGGTGGATTTGGAGGCTATGGAATACTTGCAAGAGAGTATATAGCTAAATATATTCCAAATTCAGAAGTAGAGATAGAGGTGATTATTGGAAGTAACTCTAAAAAAGAGATAAAAACTATAACAAGAGATGGAATAAAAATTCACTATCTTCCTAAAAATTGGTCTTCTAAAATGGATATTGATTTTATATATCTAAATTTAGTTCAAAAATTTTTTAAAGAACAAAAATTTGATGTATATTTAAGTATAGAGATGAGTAGAATAGCTTATGAAGTTATGAGAAGAGAAAAAAATAAAAAGTTAATATTATGGGTGCAAGATCCAAGACCAGATTATGATTGGGAAGAGATAAAAAGTGTACCTATGTCTAATGAGTATGATAGTTATATAAATTACTATAGTAAATGGGAAGGGAGAATACAAAGTCTTTTAAAAAAATTGAATGAAGAGAAAAGATTGGTATTAATATCTCAAGGAGAATATTTAAAGAAAAAAGCTATTGATTTATATAAGCTACCTAAAGATACAAAGATAGAGTACTTTCCAAACCCAGTTGTTATAAATGATAACTTTAATATAGCTGACAAGAAGGATAATGTACTGTTTTTAGGAAGATTAACTCCAGTAAAAAGACCATGGATATACTTTGAATTAGCTAAAAAGTTTCCTGAAAATATGTTTTATGTTTGTGGTCAAGGAACAGAGATAGATAAGATAATAGAGCAGTATAAAGATGTTAAGAATTTAAAGTTTATGGGACATGTTTCAGGTGAAGAGAAAGATAGACTACTAAGAGAGTGTAAGGTACTTGTAAATACATCTATTCACGAGGCTATTCCAGTTTCATTTTTAGAAGCAATATCTTATGGTCAAAAACTTTTAAGTTGTCAAAATCCAGATGATATAACAAAAAATAATGGATATTTTACAGGAACAATTTTAGGAGAAGGACTTGACAAATTAAGTGAATTCCAAAAAGGTTTAGAAATTTGTTTGAAAAATTATAATGAAAAAGAGATACTAGAGTCAATTGAAAAGATAAAAAATAACCATAATTTAAATAAATTTATTAATAATATGAGAGAACTTCTAAGAAAAGAAGGAGCATAA
- a CDS encoding omptin family outer membrane protease — protein sequence MLKRNFLILLTATSTGIFAQTSNAFNFSLGTVNGKAGEYVYVPETGEKVSYLDWKIKNVPVFILGYTHTFNNIEFQMGLRKNFSSTSSGSMKDYDWYSSDDAEDGATPKDYGKLSNFSDNKNYVEDLLMFDTNIKYWFYHTENLKSGPMLGFKYDYFKFYAKGGDQYNYMLDGTTTIYKDDYSKKSIEYSQKFFTPYIGYGVSYTYEKLVLDLEVKGSTYGKAKANDKHLERGPMESNEKYKDVKNLGVKLVATYPITPSIDINGTLEYSKYFHKKKSTTDFTTDEGEKISGIKNLSGIKNSSYVVSLGATYKF from the coding sequence ATGTTAAAAAGAAATTTTTTAATTTTACTTACTGCTACCTCTACTGGAATTTTTGCACAAACATCTAACGCTTTTAACTTCTCTTTGGGAACTGTTAATGGTAAAGCTGGAGAGTACGTATATGTACCTGAAACAGGGGAAAAAGTTAGTTACTTAGATTGGAAAATTAAAAATGTTCCTGTTTTTATACTTGGTTACACACATACATTTAATAATATAGAGTTTCAAATGGGACTAAGGAAAAACTTTAGTTCTACATCTAGTGGATCTATGAAAGATTATGATTGGTACTCATCTGATGATGCTGAAGATGGAGCTACCCCTAAAGATTACGGGAAGCTCTCAAACTTTAGTGATAACAAAAACTATGTAGAAGATCTTTTAATGTTTGATACAAATATTAAGTACTGGTTTTATCACACTGAAAACCTAAAATCAGGTCCTATGTTAGGTTTCAAATATGATTACTTTAAATTTTATGCTAAAGGTGGAGATCAATATAACTATATGTTAGATGGAACTACTACTATATATAAGGATGACTACTCTAAAAAAAGCATTGAGTACTCTCAAAAGTTTTTTACACCATATATTGGTTATGGAGTTTCATACACTTATGAAAAACTAGTTTTAGATTTAGAGGTTAAAGGTAGTACATATGGAAAAGCTAAAGCTAATGATAAACACCTTGAAAGAGGGCCTATGGAATCTAATGAAAAATATAAAGATGTTAAAAATTTAGGAGTTAAACTTGTGGCTACATACCCAATTACTCCATCAATTGATATAAATGGAACTTTAGAATATTCTAAATATTTCCACAAGAAAAAATCTACTACTGATTTTACAACTGATGAAGGTGAAAAAATTAGTGGTATCAAAAACCTATCAGGTATTAAAAATAGCAGTTATGTAGTATCTCTTGGAGCTACATACAAGTTTTAA
- a CDS encoding glycosyltransferase family 9 protein: MVRGLAIKLVGKKRREGIKKEKIKRVLIGGGRIGDIVVKTPMLEALAKLNEDVKIDITVVKGAKCLVENIPYINKVIEIDEKPTRNKIIKGYRQIKGALRDRKKYDLYFDFTNNCRFIHTLSLKLMAPKYLIGRYRLEKFGIKKDELTLFDSYIDVKDDAHAVDINMDYLKPLGLHKESRKYKLYLGKNERKYENYFEKDKVNIVLNHRASSEPRSLTLEQLKDLSLKLINLNKDIVVYIISLPSEYKILKELVDNLNRKNIKLLPKTKGIGEAAGLLKYSDMLVSVDTGLIHIASVYNIPIVGIYPLTENSAKLFEPKSERYEIVRGTKSGYTIEGVSLDKVVESVNKILEESVYDKRCVV, from the coding sequence ATGGTTAGGGGATTAGCTATAAAATTAGTTGGAAAAAAAAGAAGAGAAGGAATCAAAAAAGAAAAGATTAAAAGAGTGCTTATTGGTGGTGGAAGAATAGGAGATATTGTTGTTAAAACTCCTATGCTTGAAGCACTAGCTAAATTAAATGAGGATGTAAAAATTGATATTACTGTGGTAAAAGGTGCTAAGTGTCTAGTAGAAAATATTCCATACATTAATAAAGTTATTGAAATTGATGAAAAACCTACTAGAAACAAGATAATAAAGGGGTATAGACAGATAAAGGGAGCTCTAAGAGATAGAAAAAAGTATGATCTATATTTTGATTTTACAAATAACTGTAGATTTATTCATACTCTATCATTGAAACTTATGGCACCAAAGTATCTAATTGGAAGATATAGACTGGAAAAGTTTGGTATAAAAAAAGATGAACTGACACTTTTTGATAGTTATATAGATGTAAAAGATGATGCTCATGCTGTAGATATAAACATGGATTATCTAAAGCCTTTAGGATTACATAAAGAGAGTAGAAAATACAAATTGTATCTTGGTAAAAATGAGAGAAAGTATGAAAATTATTTTGAAAAGGATAAAGTGAACATAGTTCTTAATCATAGAGCAAGTTCAGAACCGAGAAGTTTAACTTTAGAGCAATTGAAAGATTTAAGTTTAAAACTTATCAATTTAAATAAGGATATTGTTGTATATATAATTAGTTTACCAAGTGAATATAAGATTTTAAAAGAGTTAGTAGATAATTTAAATAGAAAAAATATAAAACTGCTTCCTAAAACAAAGGGGATAGGAGAAGCTGCAGGACTTTTAAAATATAGTGATATGCTTGTAAGTGTAGATACAGGGCTAATTCATATAGCTTCAGTTTATAATATTCCAATTGTGGGAATCTATCCTTTAACAGAGAATAGTGCAAAACTATTTGAACCGAAAAGTGAGAGATATGAAATTGTAAGAGGAACAAAAAGTGGATATACAATAGAGGGAGTATCTTTAGATAAAGTTGTAGAAAGTGTAAATAAAATTTTAGAAGAGAGTGTTTATGATAAAAGATGTGTTGTATAA
- a CDS encoding lipopolysaccharide core heptose(II) kinase RfaY, translating to MIKDVLYKEFKIYYKNEENKRLAQIVLDKNYKVIDEYKNTERNYVAKIEIDGQFYVLKSPKAETVIPQRKIQTAFKKGEGLTSFLNIEAAKNMGLDFFIEPLAVMVKRGVFLKESFILMEYIDGKIIRTVEDIDIIMDMVEKIHEKGIYHGDLNTSNFIKTKDGIKIIDTQAKRESFWHFKRAYDILTLKNDLLVMMHNYDVEKKYKVKKDLGYALAYTIKNFKKLPLVEKIRGLKVKLRNKGWKV from the coding sequence ATGATAAAAGATGTGTTGTATAAAGAGTTTAAAATATACTATAAAAATGAAGAGAATAAAAGATTAGCCCAAATAGTTTTAGATAAAAACTATAAGGTTATTGATGAATATAAAAATACAGAAAGAAACTATGTGGCTAAGATAGAGATAGATGGACAATTTTATGTTTTAAAATCTCCAAAAGCTGAAACAGTTATACCTCAAAGAAAGATACAAACAGCTTTTAAAAAAGGAGAGGGATTAACAAGTTTTTTAAACATAGAGGCAGCTAAAAATATGGGATTAGATTTTTTTATAGAACCACTAGCTGTTATGGTAAAAAGAGGAGTTTTTCTAAAAGAGAGTTTTATACTTATGGAATATATTGATGGAAAGATAATTAGAACTGTAGAGGATATAGATATAATTATGGATATGGTAGAGAAAATTCATGAAAAAGGTATCTATCACGGAGATTTAAATACATCAAACTTTATAAAAACTAAGGATGGTATAAAAATTATAGATACTCAAGCTAAAAGAGAGAGTTTTTGGCACTTTAAAAGAGCTTATGATATTTTAACTTTAAAAAATGATCTTTTAGTTATGATGCATAATTATGATGTAGAAAAAAAATATAAAGTAAAAAAAGATTTAGGATATGCTTTAGCTTATACTATAAAGAACTTTAAAAAACTTCCCTTAGTAGAGAAGATAAGGGGGCTAAAAGTTAAATTAAGAAATAAGGGGTGGAAAGTTTAA